A genomic stretch from Carbonactinospora thermoautotrophica includes:
- a CDS encoding helix-turn-helix domain-containing protein has product MPARPLSPRRRRDTVAVLLFDKGALFESSIPITVFGAQRTELRTPAYRVLVCAGEEGALTTSAGIGLSTPYGLEGLDRAGTIVVPTWRSVAETPPEPALQALRRAHREGARIVSLCTGAFVLAAAGLLDNRPATTHWMYAQALAKRYPSVRVDARALYVDDGDILTAGGSAAGIDLCLHIIRLDHGSEAANQVARRLVVPPHRTGGQAPYIDHPLPKSPDGDPLAEVMAWALEHLDEGIDIDTLARRAYMSRRTFDRRFRALTGSAPLQWLLTQRVLHAQRLLETTDLPVDQIARQCGFSSSVSLRPHFRRLLGTSPAAYRESFHVRGIPRQRNNGSARAVG; this is encoded by the coding sequence GTGCCAGCGCGACCGCTCTCCCCGCGGCGTCGCCGCGACACCGTAGCGGTGCTGCTCTTCGACAAGGGAGCGCTGTTCGAGAGTTCGATTCCCATCACGGTGTTCGGCGCGCAACGGACCGAGCTGCGCACACCGGCATACCGGGTACTGGTATGCGCCGGTGAGGAAGGAGCACTCACCACATCTGCAGGAATCGGCCTGTCCACCCCGTACGGCCTGGAAGGGCTGGACCGGGCCGGCACGATCGTCGTCCCGACGTGGCGCTCGGTGGCGGAGACGCCGCCCGAGCCGGCGCTGCAGGCCCTGCGTCGGGCGCACCGGGAGGGCGCCCGAATCGTGAGCCTGTGCACGGGCGCGTTCGTGCTGGCCGCCGCGGGCCTGCTGGACAACAGGCCGGCGACCACGCACTGGATGTACGCGCAGGCGCTGGCCAAGCGCTACCCGTCCGTCCGCGTCGACGCGCGCGCGTTGTACGTGGACGACGGGGACATCCTGACCGCCGGCGGAAGCGCGGCGGGCATAGATCTGTGCCTGCACATCATCCGGCTCGACCACGGCTCGGAGGCGGCCAACCAGGTCGCGCGCCGGCTCGTGGTGCCGCCGCACCGCACCGGCGGCCAGGCGCCGTACATCGACCACCCCTTGCCCAAGTCGCCCGACGGCGACCCGCTGGCCGAGGTCATGGCGTGGGCACTGGAGCACCTGGACGAAGGCATCGACATCGACACGCTGGCCCGCCGCGCATACATGAGCCGGCGTACCTTCGACCGCAGGTTCCGGGCCCTCACCGGAAGCGCTCCGCTCCAGTGGTTGTTGACACAGCGGGTGCTGCACGCGCAGCGCCTGCTGGAGACCACCGACCTACCGGTCGACCAGATCGCCCGGCAGTGCGGGTTCAGCTCCTCGGTGAGCCTGCGCCCCCACTTCCGGCGGCTTCTGGGCACGTCTCCGGCGGCGTACCGGGAGAGCTTCCACGTCCGTGGCATCCCGCGCCAGCGCAACAACGGGTCCGCGAGAGCCGTAGGGTAG
- a CDS encoding N,N-dimethylformamidase beta subunit family domain-containing protein yields the protein MRVWRAGALIIALVSLTAACARTPNQTTGGGSPAVRPPAKGQATVVAENQRGGDQSWRIADTGPEHAIEGYADRVSVLPGESFRLYVNTTARSFHVVAYRVGYYGNAQARRVWASPEVPGRRQPAPVVVPGVNMVTTRWAPTLTVPTRGWPEGSYLLKLVSAAGYERYVPITVRSRDTRGKVVIMNAVTTWQAYNSWGGYSLYHGPKGFADRSRKVSFDRPYDATGASKFLTYEQPLIVQAEKLGIPLAYITNLELAADPHILDGARALLSPGHDEYWSTAMRAHATRARDSGTNIAFLGANAVNRHIRFEASPLGAQRVIVCYKSATEDPMYSRDRAETTQDWRLPPNPRPESVLTGVFYECNPVHADYVVADPDAWMFRGTGVRRGTRLKGLVAIEYDRVNLDVPTPRPIQIVAHSPVTCQGRRSHADSAYYTVRSGAGVFAVGTMDWVCALGSGCGRYVDQRSREFARQVTRNVLEVFAAGPAGRVHPARDNVARILSAGSR from the coding sequence ATGCGGGTGTGGAGGGCGGGCGCGCTCATCATCGCGCTCGTGTCGCTGACGGCCGCCTGCGCGCGGACGCCGAACCAGACCACGGGCGGTGGTTCTCCGGCGGTCCGCCCGCCGGCCAAGGGCCAGGCCACGGTGGTCGCCGAGAACCAGCGGGGCGGGGACCAGAGCTGGCGGATCGCGGACACCGGCCCAGAGCACGCCATCGAGGGGTACGCCGACCGGGTCAGCGTGCTGCCGGGGGAGTCGTTCCGCCTCTACGTGAACACCACCGCGAGGAGCTTCCACGTGGTCGCGTACCGGGTGGGGTACTACGGGAACGCCCAGGCCCGCCGGGTCTGGGCCTCCCCCGAGGTGCCCGGCCGCCGCCAGCCAGCCCCGGTCGTGGTGCCCGGCGTCAACATGGTCACCACCCGCTGGGCTCCCACGCTGACCGTGCCCACCCGCGGCTGGCCGGAGGGCAGCTACCTGCTCAAGCTGGTCTCCGCGGCCGGGTACGAGCGGTACGTGCCGATCACGGTCCGCTCCCGGGACACCCGCGGCAAGGTGGTGATCATGAACGCCGTCACCACCTGGCAGGCGTACAACTCCTGGGGCGGCTACAGCCTGTACCACGGGCCGAAGGGCTTCGCCGACCGCTCCCGCAAGGTCAGCTTCGACCGGCCGTACGACGCCACGGGCGCGAGCAAGTTCCTCACCTACGAACAGCCGCTCATCGTCCAAGCCGAGAAGCTCGGCATCCCCCTGGCGTACATCACGAACCTCGAGCTGGCCGCCGACCCGCACATCCTGGACGGCGCCCGCGCGCTGCTCTCCCCCGGCCACGACGAGTACTGGTCGACCGCGATGCGGGCCCACGCGACCCGGGCGCGCGACTCCGGGACGAACATCGCGTTCCTGGGCGCCAACGCGGTCAACCGGCACATCCGGTTCGAGGCGTCGCCGCTCGGCGCGCAGCGGGTGATCGTCTGCTACAAGTCCGCGACCGAGGACCCGATGTACTCGCGCGACCGGGCGGAGACCACGCAGGACTGGCGGCTGCCGCCGAACCCGCGCCCCGAAAGCGTGCTCACCGGCGTCTTCTACGAGTGCAACCCGGTGCACGCCGACTACGTGGTGGCCGACCCGGACGCCTGGATGTTCCGGGGAACCGGCGTGCGCCGGGGGACCCGCCTCAAGGGCCTGGTCGCGATCGAGTACGACCGGGTCAACCTGGACGTGCCCACCCCCCGGCCGATCCAGATCGTCGCGCACTCCCCGGTCACCTGCCAGGGCCGGCGCAGCCACGCGGACTCGGCGTACTACACGGTCCGGTCCGGGGCGGGGGTGTTCGCGGTCGGGACCATGGACTGGGTGTGCGCGCTCGGGTCCGGCTGCGGGAGGTACGTGGACCAGCGCTCCCGCGAGTTCGCCCGCCAGGTGACGCGCAACGTCCTGGAGGTCTTCGCCGCGGGCCCGGCCGGCCGCGTCCACCCGGCGCGCGACAACGTCGCCCGCATCCTCTCCGCGGGCTCCCGGTGA
- a CDS encoding DUF2630 family protein yields the protein MKDADIIQQVSQLADEERELRERHVGEGLSPEERERLVFLEEQLDQCWDLLRQRRARAAAGQNPDEAIPRPVAEVESYEQ from the coding sequence ATGAAGGACGCCGACATCATCCAGCAGGTCAGCCAACTGGCCGACGAGGAACGCGAGCTGCGGGAACGCCACGTGGGCGAGGGCCTGTCACCGGAGGAACGCGAGCGCCTGGTCTTCCTGGAAGAGCAGCTCGACCAGTGCTGGGACCTGCTCCGCCAGCGCCGCGCCCGCGCCGCCGCCGGCCAGAACCCCGACGAGGCCATCCCCCGCCCCGTGGCGGAGGTCGAGTCGTACGAGCAGTAG
- a CDS encoding type I glutamate--ammonia ligase yields the protein MTLPDPLAVQRALRLTDRLSAAGIRGIALTWVDNAGVTRVKTIPIDRLEYAVTWGIDMSPVFDVFLIDDSVTTSRHIAGPDGDLRMFPDLDRLTELAAQPGWAWAPVDRYTQEREPYAACQRGFARRMVKRAAERGLTLKVGFETE from the coding sequence ATGACCCTTCCTGATCCGCTGGCCGTGCAGCGGGCGCTGCGTCTCACGGACCGGCTGAGCGCCGCGGGTATCCGCGGCATCGCCCTCACCTGGGTGGACAACGCCGGCGTCACCCGGGTGAAGACCATCCCGATCGACCGGCTGGAGTACGCGGTGACCTGGGGCATCGACATGTCCCCGGTGTTCGACGTGTTCCTGATCGACGACTCGGTCACCACCAGCCGGCACATCGCCGGCCCCGACGGCGACCTGCGGATGTTCCCGGACCTCGACCGGCTGACCGAGCTGGCCGCCCAACCCGGCTGGGCATGGGCGCCCGTCGACCGGTACACGCAAGAGCGCGAGCCGTACGCGGCGTGCCAGCGCGGCTTCGCCCGGCGCATGGTGAAGCGGGCCGCCGAGCGCGGCCTCACCCTCAAGGTGGGGTTCGAGACCGAGTAG
- a CDS encoding class I SAM-dependent methyltransferase — protein MFAGKRDQINQFGLPRGLLGRVAGWIMARANTANQEETAGPLGVLPGDRVLEIGYGPGRLVRLLAERTEAALIAGVDPSPVMLAQASRANRDAVRAERVDLRTGTAERLPFPDATFDRVVSVNNVQLWPDLAAGLKEVHRVLRPGGRLVISVHSGDSPKRYERTLGLPEAELDRVRDELQALFREVTRHERIHSVVFAATR, from the coding sequence ATGTTCGCGGGCAAGCGAGACCAGATCAACCAGTTCGGGCTGCCGCGCGGGCTGCTCGGCCGCGTCGCCGGCTGGATCATGGCACGCGCCAACACGGCGAACCAGGAGGAGACGGCCGGCCCGCTCGGCGTCCTGCCCGGCGACCGGGTGCTGGAGATCGGGTACGGACCGGGCCGTCTCGTCCGGCTGCTCGCCGAGCGCACCGAAGCCGCCCTGATCGCGGGCGTCGACCCGTCCCCGGTGATGCTCGCCCAGGCCAGCCGGGCGAACCGGGACGCCGTCCGCGCCGAGCGCGTGGACCTGCGCACCGGCACGGCGGAGCGGCTGCCGTTCCCGGACGCGACCTTCGACCGCGTGGTGTCGGTCAACAACGTCCAGCTCTGGCCCGACCTGGCGGCCGGGCTCAAGGAGGTCCACCGGGTGCTGCGCCCGGGCGGCCGGTTGGTGATCTCCGTGCACAGCGGGGACTCGCCGAAGCGGTACGAGCGGACCCTGGGCCTGCCCGAGGCGGAACTGGACCGCGTCCGGGACGAACTCCAAGCGCTGTTCCGGGAGGTGACCCGGCACGAGCGCATCCACAGCGTTGTTTTCGCGGCCACTCGCTGA
- a CDS encoding DUF5988 family protein, with product MSESANALLEGGPADLPEQARRVRVVDLGQELKLPHRGGYEHFRPTGEHREIEGRRLAVFRWSDRTEIAE from the coding sequence ATGTCGGAATCAGCGAACGCTCTCCTCGAGGGCGGTCCGGCCGATCTGCCCGAGCAAGCGCGCCGGGTCCGCGTTGTCGACTTGGGCCAGGAGCTGAAGCTGCCGCACCGTGGCGGATACGAGCACTTCCGACCGACCGGCGAGCACCGGGAGATCGAAGGCCGTCGGCTCGCGGTGTTCCGGTGGAGTGACCGGACGGAGATCGCGGAGTAG
- a CDS encoding zf-HC2 domain-containing protein → MTCSQFREALSARLDGEDPGLGAEAVDAHLAECAACAAWYEDAARVTRLARLAPARPVPDLVGAVLAVAPLPVRDRRWARLRWARLALAGVGLAQFGLAGFQVAHHYLEHTHLAGSAVQYLAHESASWSLALAIGMLWVAGQVRRAAGLLPVLAAFVGLLALMTGVDLLTGKLDIHRIGSYVLLVAGLLLVAWIARLAPDAPLPRSGDPQRAAGPHASSAAGSPPAGPDVRVAARGQVGHPGGDSTAARRQVA, encoded by the coding sequence ATGACGTGTTCACAGTTCCGGGAGGCGCTGTCCGCGCGGCTCGACGGAGAGGATCCGGGGCTCGGCGCCGAGGCGGTCGACGCGCACCTGGCCGAATGCGCGGCGTGCGCGGCCTGGTACGAGGACGCCGCCCGGGTCACCCGACTCGCCCGGCTCGCACCGGCGCGGCCCGTGCCCGACCTGGTCGGGGCTGTGCTGGCGGTCGCGCCCCTGCCGGTCCGTGACCGGCGGTGGGCCCGGTTGCGATGGGCGCGGCTGGCCCTGGCCGGCGTCGGCCTGGCCCAGTTCGGGCTCGCGGGCTTCCAGGTGGCGCACCATTACCTGGAGCACACGCATCTCGCGGGCAGCGCCGTGCAGTACCTGGCGCACGAGAGCGCGTCTTGGAGCCTGGCGCTGGCCATCGGGATGCTCTGGGTGGCCGGGCAGGTGCGGCGCGCGGCCGGCCTGCTGCCGGTGCTCGCCGCGTTCGTCGGCCTGCTCGCCCTGATGACCGGCGTCGACCTCCTCACCGGCAAGCTCGACATCCATCGGATCGGCTCGTACGTGCTGCTGGTCGCCGGCCTGCTACTGGTCGCCTGGATCGCCCGGCTGGCCCCCGACGCCCCGCTTCCCCGCTCAGGGGACCCGCAACGCGCCGCCGGGCCGCACGCCTCGTCCGCTGCCGGGTCGCCGCCCGCGGGTCCGGACGTCCGGGTCGCCGCCCGCGGCCAGGTCGGTCACCCGGGCGGTGACTCCACTGCGGCCCGGCGTCAGGTGGCGTAG
- a CDS encoding sigma-70 family RNA polymerase sigma factor, with protein sequence MSLIRPHDSQVTGWALAARAGDQAAAAAFVRATQAQVWRMLAHLTDPGNADDLAQETYLRAFRSLDTFTGQASARTWLLAIARRVAADHLRAAARRPKPAGSSDWQQAAELHQALHSRGVPGFDDGFALRELLAELEPDRREAFVLTQVVGLSYAEAAQVCGCPIGTIRSRVARARDDLITRLRAAESAESTGN encoded by the coding sequence GTGAGCCTCATACGACCGCACGACTCCCAGGTCACCGGCTGGGCGCTCGCTGCGCGTGCCGGAGACCAGGCCGCCGCAGCGGCCTTCGTGCGCGCCACGCAGGCCCAGGTGTGGCGGATGCTCGCGCACCTCACCGACCCCGGCAACGCGGACGACCTGGCGCAGGAGACGTACCTGCGGGCGTTCCGCAGCCTGGACACCTTCACCGGGCAGGCCTCCGCCCGCACCTGGCTGCTCGCCATCGCCCGCCGCGTGGCGGCCGACCACCTGCGCGCCGCCGCGCGGCGACCGAAGCCGGCCGGCAGCTCGGACTGGCAGCAGGCCGCCGAACTCCACCAGGCGCTGCACAGCCGCGGCGTCCCCGGCTTCGACGACGGCTTCGCGCTGCGCGAACTGCTCGCCGAACTGGAACCCGACCGGCGCGAGGCGTTCGTCCTCACCCAGGTGGTGGGCCTCAGCTACGCGGAGGCCGCACAGGTGTGCGGTTGCCCGATCGGCACCATCCGGTCCCGCGTCGCCCGCGCCCGCGACGACCTGATCACCCGGCTGCGGGCCGCGGAATCCGCCGAGAGCACCGGCAACTGA
- a CDS encoding ABC-ATPase domain-containing protein: MERKRGHRTLSAGELARLLAGLHGQGYGRYREIRGSYAYPAFTLEVEKVQVDPYAPPTRLAVHLPAAQAGLPAELYRTPVRRRAIADHLARRLADALARTAFAVDAGGQEVLDRSACQVTAGGDVVLRLGVDLPGPGRRIDGRQAERLLCRALPEAVATLRWSALDAEEARRFVATVEDADALRRMLPELGLVAFVADGAVLPRRSGVDPRPLTGPHVVRFSSPPSLRVEVELPNAGRVTGMGLPEGVTLIVGGGFHGKSTLLRALEYGVYDHVPGDGRELVVTRYETVKIRAEDGRQVTRTDVSPFVAGLPTGEDTADFSTPNASGSTSQAANIVEALEAGARVLLVDEDTAATNLMIRDARMQELVAKEREPLTPFVDLVQPLYAEHGVSTVLVMGGSGDYFDVADKVVIMDAFQPRDVTADARAIAERHRTGRVSEAKRFPAIRHRVPDPDSLDPVVRGKSKIKARGTDALQYGDAHIDLGAVEQLVDPSQVTGVGLALARLRDRFLDGRRTLAEALDRLEAELASSGIDALRAGYAGDLAAPRRFEVAAALNRLRGLRIAGFRE, from the coding sequence GTGGAGAGGAAGCGCGGCCACCGCACCCTGTCGGCTGGCGAGCTGGCCCGCCTGCTGGCGGGCTTGCACGGCCAGGGATACGGCCGGTACCGGGAGATCCGGGGTTCCTACGCCTACCCCGCCTTCACGCTCGAGGTGGAGAAGGTCCAGGTCGACCCGTACGCGCCGCCCACCCGGCTGGCCGTCCACCTGCCCGCGGCCCAGGCCGGGCTGCCCGCCGAGCTGTACCGCACCCCGGTCCGGCGCCGGGCGATCGCCGACCACCTGGCCCGGCGGCTGGCCGACGCGCTCGCCCGCACCGCCTTCGCCGTGGATGCCGGCGGGCAGGAGGTGCTGGACCGCAGCGCCTGCCAGGTGACGGCAGGCGGCGACGTCGTGCTGCGCCTCGGCGTCGACCTGCCCGGGCCGGGCCGGCGGATCGACGGCCGGCAGGCCGAGCGGCTGCTGTGCCGGGCGCTCCCGGAGGCGGTGGCCACGCTGCGCTGGAGCGCGCTCGACGCCGAGGAGGCCCGCCGGTTCGTGGCCACGGTCGAGGACGCCGACGCGCTGCGGCGGATGCTGCCCGAGCTGGGCCTGGTGGCGTTCGTCGCCGACGGGGCCGTGCTGCCCCGGCGCAGCGGGGTGGATCCCCGCCCGCTCACCGGGCCGCACGTGGTCCGGTTCTCCTCCCCGCCCTCGCTGCGCGTGGAGGTCGAGCTGCCCAACGCCGGCCGGGTGACCGGGATGGGCCTGCCCGAGGGTGTCACGCTGATCGTGGGCGGGGGGTTCCACGGCAAGTCCACGCTGCTGCGGGCGCTGGAGTACGGGGTGTACGACCATGTGCCCGGCGACGGCCGCGAGCTGGTGGTCACCCGGTACGAGACGGTGAAGATCCGCGCCGAGGACGGCCGCCAGGTCACCCGGACGGATGTGAGCCCGTTCGTGGCCGGCCTGCCCACCGGCGAGGACACCGCCGATTTCTCCACGCCGAACGCCTCCGGCTCCACCTCCCAGGCGGCGAACATCGTCGAGGCTCTGGAGGCCGGCGCCCGCGTCCTGCTGGTCGACGAGGACACCGCGGCGACCAACCTGATGATCCGCGACGCGCGCATGCAGGAGCTGGTGGCCAAGGAGCGCGAGCCGCTGACGCCGTTCGTGGACCTGGTCCAGCCGCTGTACGCCGAGCACGGGGTGTCCACGGTGCTCGTCATGGGCGGGTCCGGCGACTACTTCGACGTCGCCGACAAGGTTGTGATCATGGACGCGTTCCAGCCCCGTGACGTCACCGCGGACGCGCGCGCCATCGCCGAACGCCACCGCACCGGGCGGGTGAGCGAGGCCAAGCGGTTCCCGGCGATCCGGCACCGCGTCCCCGACCCGGACAGTCTCGACCCGGTCGTCCGCGGCAAGAGCAAGATCAAGGCCCGCGGGACCGACGCCCTGCAGTACGGCGACGCCCACATCGACCTGGGCGCGGTCGAGCAGCTCGTCGACCCAAGCCAGGTCACCGGCGTCGGCCTGGCGCTCGCCCGGCTGCGCGACCGGTTCCTGGACGGCCGGCGCACCCTCGCCGAGGCGCTCGACCGGCTGGAGGCCGAGCTGGCCTCCTCCGGGATCGACGCGCTGCGCGCCGGGTACGCGGGCGACCTGGCCGCCCCCCGCCGCTTCGAGGTCGCGGCCGCGCTGAACCGCCTGCGCGGCCTGCGGATCGCGGGGTTCCGCGAGTAA
- a CDS encoding cytochrome ubiquinol oxidase subunit I, producing MDLDPLLLARWQYAITTVYHFLFVPITIGMSTLVAVLQTAWLRTGKEHYLRATKFWGKLFLINFAMGVVTGIVQEFQFGMNWSDYSRFVGDIFGAPLAIEGLLAFFLESTFLGLWIFGWDRLPKKVHLACIWLAAIGTLLSAYFILSANSWMQHPVGYRINPEAGRAELTDIAAVLTQNTAVAAFTHTITAAFLTAAAFMIGVCAWHLARRNQVEVFRPSLKLALVVAVLAGIGVGISGDWQAKIMTQQQPMKMAAAEALWESTEHAPFSVFAYGDVNEGRNKVAIEIPSLLSWLATADPGARVEGINDLQQKYQAQYGPGDYRPNIPVAYWSFRLMIGTGMAVALFALVGLWLTRRGRLPANRWVWRIGIASIALPLIANSLGWIFTEMGRQPWTVFGVLQTSASVSPGVSGTEVLTSLVVFTVLYGVLAVIEAALMVRYAKAGAPEIEPAQPEAEGTAGERPLTFAY from the coding sequence GTGGATCTGGATCCGTTGCTGCTGGCTCGATGGCAGTACGCCATCACGACCGTTTACCACTTCCTGTTCGTGCCGATCACGATCGGCATGTCCACGCTCGTCGCCGTCCTGCAGACCGCTTGGCTGCGCACCGGCAAGGAGCACTACCTACGCGCCACGAAGTTCTGGGGCAAGCTCTTCCTGATCAACTTCGCGATGGGGGTGGTCACCGGGATCGTGCAGGAGTTCCAGTTCGGGATGAACTGGAGCGACTACTCCCGGTTCGTCGGCGACATCTTCGGCGCGCCGCTGGCGATCGAGGGCCTGCTCGCCTTCTTCCTCGAGTCCACCTTCCTGGGCCTGTGGATCTTCGGGTGGGACCGGCTCCCGAAGAAGGTCCACCTGGCGTGCATCTGGCTGGCGGCGATCGGCACCCTGCTGTCGGCGTACTTCATCCTCTCGGCCAACTCGTGGATGCAGCACCCGGTCGGGTACCGCATCAACCCGGAGGCCGGCCGGGCGGAGCTGACCGACATCGCCGCGGTGCTCACCCAGAACACCGCAGTGGCCGCGTTCACCCACACGATCACCGCAGCGTTCCTCACCGCGGCGGCGTTCATGATCGGCGTGTGCGCCTGGCACCTGGCACGCCGCAACCAGGTCGAGGTGTTCCGCCCGTCGCTGAAGCTCGCGCTCGTGGTCGCGGTCCTCGCGGGCATCGGGGTCGGGATCAGCGGCGACTGGCAGGCGAAGATCATGACCCAGCAGCAGCCGATGAAGATGGCCGCTGCCGAGGCGCTGTGGGAGTCCACCGAGCACGCGCCGTTCTCCGTGTTCGCGTACGGCGACGTGAACGAGGGGCGGAACAAGGTCGCGATCGAGATCCCGAGCCTGCTGTCCTGGCTCGCCACCGCCGACCCCGGCGCCCGCGTGGAGGGCATCAACGACCTGCAGCAGAAGTACCAGGCCCAGTACGGGCCCGGCGACTACCGGCCGAACATCCCGGTCGCGTACTGGTCGTTCCGGTTGATGATCGGCACCGGCATGGCGGTGGCCCTGTTCGCCCTGGTCGGCCTGTGGCTGACCCGACGCGGCCGACTGCCGGCCAACCGTTGGGTGTGGCGGATCGGCATCGCCTCGATCGCGTTGCCGCTCATCGCCAACTCGCTCGGCTGGATCTTCACCGAGATGGGCCGCCAGCCGTGGACCGTGTTCGGCGTCCTGCAGACCTCGGCCAGCGTCTCCCCCGGCGTGTCCGGCACGGAGGTGCTCACGTCGCTGGTCGTGTTCACCGTGCTGTACGGCGTGCTCGCCGTGATCGAGGCGGCGCTCATGGTCCGGTACGCCAAGGCCGGCGCGCCCGAGATCGAGCCCGCCCAGCCGGAGGCCGAGGGCACCGCCGGCGAGCGCCCGCTGACCTTCGCCTACTAG
- the cydB gene encoding cytochrome d ubiquinol oxidase subunit II has translation MHLTDIWFLLIAVLWTGYFFLEGFDFGVGILGRFLAANDAERRVAINTIGPVWDGNEVWLLVAGGATFAAFPHWYATLFSGFYLPLLIILIALIVRGLAFEYRGKIDSPTWQRRWDAALFWGSLVPAVLWGVAFANIVRGVPIDARREYVGGLLDLLNPYALLGGLATLALFTFHGALFLALKTKGELRHRANRAARSTGIATIVLGGVFLGWTVLAYGTMPAGVAAIVAAAGLAAALIASGRGREGWAFALSGTAVVAVTATLFMSLYPDVMPSSIDPAYSLTVTNAASTPYTLKVMTWVAVIFTPFVLAYQSWTYWVFRRRISVADIPAPASPPAERAPAVTGKLAATEK, from the coding sequence GTGCACCTCACCGACATCTGGTTCCTGCTGATCGCGGTCCTGTGGACCGGGTACTTCTTCCTGGAGGGTTTCGACTTCGGCGTCGGCATCCTCGGCCGCTTCCTCGCCGCGAACGACGCGGAGCGCCGCGTGGCGATCAACACCATCGGGCCGGTCTGGGACGGCAACGAGGTGTGGCTGCTGGTGGCCGGCGGCGCCACGTTCGCCGCGTTCCCCCACTGGTACGCCACCCTGTTCAGCGGGTTCTACCTCCCGCTGCTGATCATCCTCATCGCGCTGATCGTGCGGGGGCTGGCGTTCGAGTACCGCGGCAAGATCGACTCGCCCACCTGGCAGCGCCGGTGGGACGCCGCCCTGTTCTGGGGCAGCCTCGTGCCGGCCGTGCTGTGGGGTGTGGCGTTCGCCAACATCGTGCGGGGCGTGCCGATCGACGCCCGCCGCGAGTACGTGGGCGGCCTGCTGGACCTGCTGAACCCCTACGCGCTGCTCGGCGGGCTGGCCACGCTGGCGCTGTTCACGTTCCACGGCGCGCTGTTCCTCGCGCTCAAGACCAAGGGCGAGCTGCGCCACCGGGCGAACCGGGCCGCCCGCAGCACCGGCATCGCCACCATCGTTCTGGGCGGGGTGTTCCTCGGCTGGACCGTCCTCGCGTACGGGACGATGCCGGCCGGGGTGGCGGCCATCGTCGCGGCCGCCGGTCTCGCCGCGGCGCTGATCGCGTCCGGCCGGGGCCGCGAGGGGTGGGCGTTCGCGCTCTCCGGGACGGCCGTCGTCGCCGTGACCGCGACGCTGTTCATGTCGCTGTACCCGGACGTGATGCCCTCCAGCATCGATCCCGCGTACAGCCTGACGGTCACCAACGCCGCCTCCACCCCCTACACCCTGAAGGTCATGACCTGGGTGGCCGTGATCTTCACCCCATTCGTGCTGGCCTACCAGAGCTGGACCTACTGGGTGTTCCGCCGCCGGATCAGCGTGGCCGACATCCCGGCCCCGGCGTCCCCGCCCGCCGAGCGCGCTCCAGCGGTCACGGGGAAGCTGGCGGCCACGGAGAAGTAG